The Bos javanicus breed banteng chromosome 18, ARS-OSU_banteng_1.0, whole genome shotgun sequence genome has a segment encoding these proteins:
- the LOC133229695 gene encoding zinc finger protein 665-like, which translates to MNVYGSLYLVDIFYVPVVKKLQLKTNSDRGKVFQSWILGRPERNEMDLFYLRVIQENIYDFQSKQKDEEENYKRMLITHNENLTDNKDQRDESVARIEPIENWLALSFQDKLYIFKSEDKTDEFIQADKILNSCAPFSVLQRISSSAEMNFSHIYESNYMHPLIVTQNQEAQRERLYKCVEDGKIFLQRSNLSRHQVIHTEEKLHKCDVCEKVFSQNSHLANHQRIHTGEKLHRCNECGKLFGQKTDLTNHLKIHTREKPYKCNECGQVFSQKATLTRHQRIHSGKNPYRCNECGRVFREKAILVFHQRNHTEEKPYKCNECGRSLHYSTKFRRHQLIHTEGKLYKCNIYDKMFRHDSSIPRHKRIHTGEKPYKCDECGKAFNQKSNLGIHQRIHTGEKPYKCNECDKSFNKNSALTQHKLVHREEKSYKCDVCHRFFQCHSNCARHQRVHTGEKPYKCNDCDKVFSQKVHLRRHQKIHTGEQS; encoded by the coding sequence atGAATGTATACGGTTCGTTGTATCTTGTAGATATCTTTTACGTACCTGTGGTCAAGAAATTACAACTGAAGACAAACTCTGATAGAGGAAAGGTATTCCAGTCATGGATACTGGGAAGACCTGAAAGGAATGAAATGGACCTTTTTTACCTTAGGGTCATTCAGGAAAATATATACGACTTCCAGTCTAAGCagaaagatgaggaagaaaattacaaaagaatGCTTATAACCCATAATGAAAATCTCACTGATAATAAAGATCAACGTGATGAAAGTGTTGCCAGAATCGAGCCTATTGAAAATTGGCTTGCCTTAAGCTTTCAGGAtaaactgtatatttttaaaagtgaagacaAAACTGATGAATTCATTCAAGCTGACAAGATTCTCAATAGTTGTGCCCCATTTTCAGTGCTTCAGAGAATTTCTTCTAGTGCAGAAATGAACTTTTCTCATATATATGAGAGTAATTACATGCATCCTTTAATAGTGACACAAaaccaggaagcacagagggaaAGACTTTACAAATGTGTTGAGGATGGCAAAATCTttcttcagagatcaaacctCAGTAGACATCAGGTCATCCATACAGAGGAGAAATTAcataaatgtgatgtatgtgaAAAAGTCTTTAGTCAAAATTCACACCTTGCaaatcatcagagaattcatactggagaaaaaCTTCACAGATGTAATGAGTGTGGCAAGCTCTTTGGTCAAAAAACAGACCTTACAAATCACTTGAAAATTCACACtagagagaaaccttacaaatgcaATGAGTGTGGCCAGGTCTTTAGTCAAAAAGCAACCCTTACACGtcatcagagaattcattctGGAAAGAATCCCTACAGATGTAATGAGTGTGGCAGGGTCTTTAGGGAAAAGGCAATCCTTGTGTTTCATCAGAGAAATCATACTgaagagaaaccttataaatgtaatgAGTGTGGAAGGTCCTTGCATTACAGCACAAAATTTCGTAGACATCAGTTAATCCACACGGAAGggaaattatataaatgtaatatatatgacAAAATGTTCCGTCATGATTCCAGCATTCCAAGACataagagaattcatactggagagaaaccttacaaatgtgatgagtgtggcaaggccttcaATCAAAAATCAAACCTTGGaattcatcagagaattcatactggagagaagccttacAAATGTAACGAGTGTGACAAAAGCTTTAATAAGAACTCAGCCCTCACTCAGCATAAATTAGTCCATAGGGAAGAGAAATCATATAAGTGTGATGTATGTCACAGATTCTTTCAGTGTCATTCAAACTGTGCAAGACATCAGAGAgtccatactggagagaaaccttacaaatgcaATGATTGTGACAAGGTCTTTAGTCAGAAAGTACACCTTAGACGTCATCAGAAAATTCATACAGGAGAGCAGTCTTAG